The nucleotide sequence AAAAGAACTAATGGAAAACTCAATAACAGCTAGTTTGGCCTTTGGTGATCGCTGCTCATCTAGTGAACGGAGCAAAGCAGGCAAGAGGGAATCTACGCTGTAAGTTTTGCTAACAATATCCAACGTTGTCGAGCACGGCTGCCTAACTAACTCCTTTGGGTCAATTAACCGTGAGAAAACGTGGGGTAGGATCCTTTCCATGTAACTTTCAAAGGGCTTACGGCAAGATGGAATAATATCTGCTAGTGTTGAAAGAGCTGCCTGAGCAACTTTATGGTGGGGATCATCCAAGTGTTGGAAAAACAACTtcattactttctcaaaattctGAATCACTTCTTGAATTCCCCTTGGGCCTTGCTGCAGCAAAGATCGTAGATAATTAAATGCAGCAACCCTAGCATTCCAGTCAGACGATGGATTCAGTCCCTCACTCAAAGCATCATTTAGAGATGTGGGACCTTCTACATAATTGGACATTTCCCCAAGTGAGAGTTGACTATCATCAAAACTTCTCCTCCTGCCTGCGGACATCCTTCCAGTCACATTCTTCCTTAAGAGTGGCCTTTGGAAATTGGGCACGTGATTGCTATTTGAATCCCTAAAGTTCCCATCTCTGTGAGACGTGTCATAGTGCCTATCGATTTGAGAGTTCATGAATCGTCTAGCCTCCCTAGTGTCATTGTTCTCTTCAATGGAACCCCTTTCATGGGTTCTCTCGGAAGGTCTCCTCATTGCGTATGACGAAACAGTTGGCATAGCTTCTGCCGATTGATTACTGCGATATGACGATTTACCCGAATCTTTGGAAGCTTGAATTTGTGTAATGATATCAGACAAAACCAAGCCACCATTGCGGCTACTACTTTTATGGATACTTGAGGTAGTTGAATCTGCCATTAAAGAGTTTGAGAGATGATTAGAAGCTGGGGCAGCAGCAGGGAATGGTGGATCACGAGATGATGGAGGGTCAACTCCTGCACTAGGGGCAAAAAGAGAACAATTTAGCCGCTCACAACTGAATCAAATTTGCTAAATTGAGCAGCTAGTTCATTCCCAGAACTATCTAATGACTCCGTACACTGAATTTTACAAGTTGTAttgtaataaaagaaaaataataaataggcAAAGTCATTAGGTACCTAGATCCAGGCTTGATGACCGGAGAGTTGAATTATGTTTCTCAGACAAATCCAAACCTCTAAGCATGCTTTCAATTGCACTGACCTTCTGTTTGCTTGCATGCAACACACTTTCCAGACTACGTTCAGTACCTTTACCAAGTGACTTTGCTTGCGACAGAAGTAGTCCCGAAGAGATAGAATTGCCAGTTGATAAACTTGAACTTCTATCCATTGCAACAATAGCTGCAGTTCCATACCCAGGCAAATTTGAAGTAGCAGAAAGCTGGGGAGTATGTGACACACCCCTATCACGAACAGAAGGAGAAGCATGACGCCTATGTACTCCCCCATCCTCTTCATTGATTAACTGTGCAAAATTGTAAAGATTAAACAATGACTTCTCCataaaaatacaatacaatcatcCTTGTGATAAAGAAAATGTCATACCCTTTGAATAACAGGatcaaatagagaaaataacCGTCGGGAACGCTCTGGCCATGTTTTCGAGAACATTCTATAGCACATTCTTGCAGTTGATCGGACCTATAAATATACACAGGAAAGTTCCACATGTGAATCCTAATACATCTGAAAACTCAAACAAGTCAGAACAAAACAATATAGGAATCCTTAATTTGAATACCTCACTCATTGCATCTGCCACACAACACCTTATTAGATCCTCATACAAATCCGCTGATCGCTGTATTTCAGGTGCATCAGCCCAATACTCTAGTATCAACAGTGCATAATCACAGCACCTacaattcaaaatatatattaatacatgaaacaaaaaataaataaaaaacgcATAACTCTGCATCTGCCTGCGTATGAATTGGTCTTGGGTGTTATACCTTGCACGAAGTATTGCATTACGGTCATTCTTTGCACAATCAGCAATACGAGGGAGCACGCGAGCAACTTTACAATTACGCAACATCTGAAAAGCAAAAAAGATAAAGTGCCAAAATCCTGCTTTAAAAAGTTGTTTTCTTTTACTCggaaacaaaccaaaaaaataaaaactaaagtaAAAGACCATTAGAGTTAGAATTACCGTTTTTATGCAGTTATCTGCAGACTCTGCAATTACAAGTACAGTAATCACAACCAGCTTGAAAAGAACCTGGTTAACAATATGATAAAAATAGTTAAAGAAATTTATCACTTGAGGATTTTCTTTTTGGTCAACACTTGAGGATTGATTTTGGAAAAAAATGAACTTACTGGAATGAACACCTCCGCACATGTCTCAAAATCTCCTAGTAACTCCTTTGACAAAAAGCATAACAGATGGCAAgcctaagaagaagaaaaactaaTCAGCACCCCAAGGCACATGAACAAGCACAAAATATTAAGAAGGTATGAACAGCTGCCTTTGACATTTGTACCACAATCTATGCAAAGTTTGCAAGAGTTAAATGTCTAATCCAAATATCTCACTGACAACTGCAAAGAATAGCAAGAACTAACCAGTCTCTGCCTCTAATTTAATACTTTGTTTAACTGTTTTGGGTAgcattttattataaatattctTGAACTAACTAGCGAACATTTCCAACAAGAGATGAGCTAAAATACAAATTGAAAAATGGTACATCTATAAAATAACAGCAAACTGTTCACAACAGAAAGCTGCAGGTTACTAAAAATTTGACTGTGAACTAATCTCCTAAAAGTAGTTTCTGGGGAGCAAGAATAATTCCATAACCAGGCACATGAAAAATACAAGAATATGTTAGCACACCTGTTTCACTATGCTGGACCTTCGATCAGATAATTGTGTGCTCAGAGGCCCAACAAGTTGCTTCAGGAGTCCCCGGAAACATTGGTAGTCAGCAGCACCTACATGTATTTATTAACTCGAACTATTACAAGACAATAATCTTTTTGAAGCTACAGCCATTTCACAGTTATATTACTTGTAACAAATAGATTAAATTTCAATTCATCAAAATGTGAAGGCAGTTAAGAAATGTGAGAAAAGAGGGAGCTGGGAGCAAATGATacaatacaaaagaaaattaatgaacatACGGAGGCAACAATACAATGGTTTTATCTAATCAACATCAGTTATGACACACAATAAAACGTTTATTGAACATGCATGTCTGCCCAGGGCAGAGGGGCTAAGATGGGAATGGTAAGAAATGCAAGAGAGTGGGAGAAACAAACCTCCATATACAAGTCCTTCAATTCTCTGCATTGCAGCAATGCGAATTGACCAGTCTTTCTCTGGTACAAGGGTGGAAGCAATTTTCTCAATTTCCCTTATTAGTTCCTTTTCTGAATAAACTTTAATAGGGTCTGCGGCTTTTTCAGCAGCATCAGTTTCGGCTGCATGGACAGAAGAGAATAACAATTCAACGGTTATCAATTATTTCAACATCTTAACAGTTCCACACATAATGCAAGAATATTTCAAGCAAAACTAAATCCAATTACACAACTATATGCAGAAATTCTTTTACAATATGAGAATTTTACCGTATAGGCCATTTTTTACGGTGACAATATGTTTCAATAGTATCCAGTACCAACATGTCCTAGATATGAAATTGCAATGTCAAAAATCTTTAATTCTCCACATCCCATCTAAATCTAGAAACCAAAATTACGATGGTCTTTCATCATATGGTATAAGGAATAATTGAACTGGCTTTCACAACTATAAATTAAGGCAAGGAAGTATTGTCTGGGTCATGAAAACTTATAATAAAAGCTTCAAAATTTGTCAGCATAATGTTTATATAAATGCACATATGTCAACtacagtttgtttttttttttggtttgatggGCCTCAGGTGTCCCCCTTCCTAGGGAACTAAACTACAGTTAATTTATCACTGAATAAATTAGTAGGTACGTAATCTCTTGAACTTCCCAGAATTGATGGGCAAAGCATCCTAACCTCCAAAAAGAGACGCCTCCCTTGAGGAACTTTTCGCCTTTGGACTACTTTTCTTGTGGTTAAGGTTCACAGGCTTCGCTTCTACAGCACTAAGTCCATCTGACGAGCGAATCTTAGGTTCAATCCTCTCTAACCTCGCATTAATATCCTTCAGCTGCAGTTACACATTGTATAGCAAGAATGAAACCCAAAGAGCAACCCGCATCATATGACATTCAAATTAGTTTGACAAAATTACGAAAAATGATCAttgtacttgaaaaaaaaaggggcaaGGAAATATATGAAGGTAAACTGCATATTATTAGACATTCACCATAGACATAGGAAGGTGGTGCCTCTGAAGTTCATCACGGAATTGAGGCCCTGCCTGCGTATACATCTCCTGGAAATACAAAAGAAAGCATAAATAAGAACAATAGTCAGACGAGACGAGGTTGTAGTCTTACTTGAGAAAGTATAAACAGAATAAGTCAAACTCAAAGTATAAATCCAAGACTGCTAAGTTACTAACCTCAATGCATGCTATAGCTGCATCCCTTACACCAGGATTTGGATCACTTAACATCTGTAGAATCTAATTATACAAAAACATAGCAAACTTTAGTTTGTTTCTCACAAGTATATGAACTGGTtagaaaaaaacagaaaaaaaattgattgttTTATTCATAAAATTCAACAAACATACCGGAGGAAGTATAGTACGCTGAAGTGGAAGTTCAGTTGATGCAAAAAGCCCAATTGCTGAGGTGACCGTCCGCGCAAACTCTTCTCGAACTCTCCAGCTTTTGTGCGCCCAGGCATAAGATCCTGCTCTTTCAACAATGATTGTCGGAGAAGAAACCTGCAGAAAGAAAACAAGATTTGATACTTTTTAATCCTAAAATGGTACAACGATTTGTGATCAAACCAGGATACATACTGATATTTCAAAGAAATCAGATAAAACTACAAAGGCCCTATTAAGATCTCCAGCGTCTGTACGCACACAAAGAAGGGGCTCACAAAAGTACTAATTGCATTAAGACAAAGACTGAAATAGTGAGCCATACTAAATATGTGTTGCGGTATCGTGttgtaaaatgatgaaaatgacATCCATTATCTAACATAAACGGTTCAAATCTAGGACGCACACCTACTGAATCAGGCAAATACTTTTGTACTAATGAAAACCCATCTTATCATTTCTTCATGCTATTCACAgaaacttcaacttcaaagTGGTTCAAGTATTTGTACGATACGGGTCACTAAGTCTGTTATCCATTTGCGCCACAATAATTGAAAATTGGATCATGTCTATAT is from Malus sylvestris chromosome 5, drMalSylv7.2, whole genome shotgun sequence and encodes:
- the LOC126622727 gene encoding CLIP-associated protein-like isoform X1 — its product is MEEALELARAKDTKERMAGVERLHQLLEASRKSLSSSEVTSLVDCCLDLLKDNNFRVSQGALQALASAAVLSGDHLKLHFNALVPAVVERLGDGKQPVRDAARRLLLTLMEVSSPTIIVERAGSYAWAHKSWRVREEFARTVTSAIGLFASTELPLQRTILPPILQMLSDPNPGVRDAAIACIEEMYTQAGPQFRDELQRHHLPMSMLKDINARLERIEPKIRSSDGLSAVEAKPVNLNHKKSSPKAKSSSREASLFGAETDAAEKAADPIKVYSEKELIREIEKIASTLVPEKDWSIRIAAMQRIEGLVYGGAADYQCFRGLLKQLVGPLSTQLSDRRSSIVKQACHLLCFLSKELLGDFETCAEVFIPVLFKLVVITVLVIAESADNCIKTMLRNCKVARVLPRIADCAKNDRNAILRARCCDYALLILEYWADAPEIQRSADLYEDLIRCCVADAMSEVRSTARMCYRMFSKTWPERSRRLFSLFDPVIQRLINEEDGGVHRRHASPSVRDRGVSHTPQLSATSNLPGYGTAAIVAMDRSSSLSTGNSISSGLLLSQAKSLGKGTERSLESVLHASKQKVSAIESMLRGLDLSEKHNSTLRSSSLDLGVDPPSSRDPPFPAAAPASNHLSNSLMADSTTSSIHKSSSRNGGLVLSDIITQIQASKDSGKSSYRSNQSAEAMPTVSSYAMRRPSERTHERGSIEENNDTREARRFMNSQIDRHYDTSHRDGNFRDSNSNHVPNFQRPLLRKNVTGRMSAGRRRSFDDSQLSLGEMSNYVEGPTSLNDALSEGLNPSSDWNARVAAFNYLRSLLQQGPRGIQEVIQNFEKVMKLFFQHLDDPHHKVAQAALSTLADIIPSCRKPFESYMERILPHVFSRLIDPKELVRQPCSTTLDIVSKTYSVDSLLPALLRSLDEQRSPKAKLAVIEFSISSFNKHSLNPEGSGNTGILKLWLSKLAPLVHDKNTKLKEAAITCIISVYSHFDSVAVLNFILSLSVEEQNSLRRALKQYTPRIEVDLMNFLQNKKERQRPKSSYDPSDVVGTSSEEGYVSASKKSHFVGRYSAGSVDIDGGRKWSSTQESAMVTSTIGQAASDETRENLYQNFETGSNTDILNSKFKDMSYTMNSVSQNLGSWSSPVDKVDGRTNLEGLSTTCLDVNGLMSLDHIGVAESTGHDSEASTDLDSNHYNLTALKVNSTPESGPSIPQILHLIGNGTEESPTASKRGALQQLIDASIANDHSVWTKYFNQILTVVLEVLDDLNSSIRELSLSLIVEMLKNQKDAMEDSVEIVIEKLLHVTKDVVPKVSNESEHCLSIVLAQYDPFRCLSVIVPLLVTEDEKILVTCINCLTKLVGRLSQEELMAQLPSFLPALFEAFGNQSADVRKTVVFCLVDIYIMLGKAFLPYLEGLNSTQLRLVTIYANRISQARTGTSIDANHD
- the LOC126622727 gene encoding CLIP-associated protein-like isoform X2, which produces MEEALELARAKDTKERMAGVERLHQLLEASRKSLSSSEVTSLVDCCLDLLKDNNFRVSQGALQALASAAVLSGDHLKLHFNALVPAVVERLGDGKQPVRDAARRLLLTLMEVSSPTIIVERAGSYAWAHKSWRVREEFARTVTSAIGLFASTELPLQRTILPPILQMLSDPNPGVRDAAIACIEEMYTQAGPQFRDELQRHHLPMSMLKDINARLERIEPKIRSSDGLSAVEAKPVNLNHKKSSPKAKSSSREASLFGAETDAAEKAADPIKVYSEKELIREIEKIASTLVPEKDWSIRIAAMQRIEGLVYGGAADYQCFRGLLKQLVGPLSTQLSDRRSSIVKQACHLLCFLSKELLGDFETCAEVFIPVLFKLVVITVLVIAESADNCIKTMLRNCKVARVLPRIADCAKNDRNAILRARCCDYALLILEYWADAPEIQRSADLYEDLIRCCVADAMSEVRSTARMCYRMFSKTWPERSRRLFSLFDPVIQRLINEEDGGVHRRHASPSVRDRGVSHTPQLSATSNLPGYGTAAIVAMDRSSSLSTGNSISSGLLLSQAKSLGKGTERSLESVLHASKQKVSAIESMLRGLDLSEKHNSTLRSSSLDLDSTTSSIHKSSSRNGGLVLSDIITQIQASKDSGKSSYRSNQSAEAMPTVSSYAMRRPSERTHERGSIEENNDTREARRFMNSQIDRHYDTSHRDGNFRDSNSNHVPNFQRPLLRKNVTGRMSAGRRRSFDDSQLSLGEMSNYVEGPTSLNDALSEGLNPSSDWNARVAAFNYLRSLLQQGPRGIQEVIQNFEKVMKLFFQHLDDPHHKVAQAALSTLADIIPSCRKPFESYMERILPHVFSRLIDPKELVRQPCSTTLDIVSKTYSVDSLLPALLRSLDEQRSPKAKLAVIEFSISSFNKHSLNPEGSGNTGILKLWLSKLAPLVHDKNTKLKEAAITCIISVYSHFDSVAVLNFILSLSVEEQNSLRRALKQYTPRIEVDLMNFLQNKKERQRPKSSYDPSDVVGTSSEEGYVSASKKSHFVGRYSAGSVDIDGGRKWSSTQESAMVTSTIGQAASDETRENLYQNFETGSNTDILNSKFKDMSYTMNSVSQNLGSWSSPVDKVDGRTNLEGLSTTCLDVNGLMSLDHIGVAESTGHDSEASTDLDSNHYNLTALKVNSTPESGPSIPQILHLIGNGTEESPTASKRGALQQLIDASIANDHSVWTKYFNQILTVVLEVLDDLNSSIRELSLSLIVEMLKNQKDAMEDSVEIVIEKLLHVTKDVVPKVSNESEHCLSIVLAQYDPFRCLSVIVPLLVTEDEKILVTCINCLTKLVGRLSQEELMAQLPSFLPALFEAFGNQSADVRKTVVFCLVDIYIMLGKAFLPYLEGLNSTQLRLVTIYANRISQARTGTSIDANHD